Below is a genomic region from Zonotrichia leucophrys gambelii isolate GWCS_2022_RI chromosome 1A, RI_Zleu_2.0, whole genome shotgun sequence.
TCTGCCTACCTACAACCATGATGTTGAAGTCGAAACCTGTCTTCATGGTTTTCTTGCGCATCTGCTCAATGATGGTGTCGATACCGATGTAGCCCAGCAAGCTGGTGTTGATGCCCATGGGCTTCATTGGTACGACTGGTTTTTGTCGTGGCTCTGGCACCAGCTCAGACATGGCTGCTTCGTTTTTGCTGTCCACTGGTCCTGCATGGGGACAAAGATTGAAAAATCATCATGGAGGTGTAACAACAGCCTCCTTGCTTATCTGTCACAAGGGCTGAGGGCAACACTGAGCATTCTTTTCAAGGGCTACTGAGGATAAGTGAATGTCAAGATTTTAGTGGTAAGGCTCATCATGGAGAAACATCTACTTGAGTTTCCAGCACACTCTTCTGTGTCCCACTCCAGATGAGGAGGTGAAGGGGGTTTCATTGAGAATGTAGTGTATTGATGGCTCCCTccaaacagcaggagcaggggcagcaagGATGGCTGGGCTGATAATCAGGTGCTCAAAGTTCCAGGTGTGTCTCCTTATTTTTGTCTCCTGGTTCTCAACAGGATCATCAGTGTTTTGGCCCTCCAAGTTCACCATAAAATTTGTGATGGAacagacttaaaaaaattatgtgtcAAGTCCTGGCACTGAAACCGAGTTTGGGATGTACCAGGAGGACTTTCACACTTGGCCCTTGCCAGGGGTGGCCGCATTACTGGCTGTGGTGCATAGGCTGAATTCCTCAGAGGAAGACAGTGATGGAAGTGAAAGCCTGGCCATAATCTCTGTGCTTGCCTCCCACCCATAGACCAATGGTTTTTGTCATACTCAAGAAACTAATCATCATGatcagaaaattaattatctgCATCTTTCCCTCCTCATCTCTGCTTCCTCACTTCTTCCATGTAAAACAAACGGGTGAAAAGAAAACCCTGAGGGCTTTCCAGCCTCCCTGACCCTTTTTTGGGTGATGGCACACATTGCTAGGGGCAGTCCTTGCCCATTTATCTCTGTCTCATTAATGAGTAGCTCCCACCCGCTGGGAGGAAGCGGAGGTTGGGAGAGGACAGGGCATGGAAAAAAAGCTCTAATTGGTGGGGAAGGCAGGCATGAGGGATGAATCTGGAAAGGAAGATGAAGGGGATAGGAATCAAATACCTTTCATATACAAGCCAGCTGCAAACTAGAGGTTCTCCCACTCTAATTACTTGACTCCCCCATGCTTTGTCTCATTAGAGGGTTATTTTTCCAGGATAGAGACAGAATGCATTTTTGCTTGGTAAGTACTTCATTTGTTTTGGATGCCACTTCAATTCAAGTATCTCACACTAAATTATCCCTTTCCATCATGTTGgcagaggtttttttctccacttATCAGAATCCACTGGCAGCAGAAAAGAACATGAGCGGCTAGGCAGGCAACTGCCATTTGGTGGTGACACATGCCCCTCTTCACAAGGAAAATGACTCAGAAGTCACTGGACTAGTGAAATTGATGGCACCAATCTGGGGTTCCTGTCACAGCTTAGTcaagccaggcagagacagacTGAGAAGAGGTCAGAGAGATTTTGTTCAAGGACAGGGTTaggctggagcaggctccaTGGCTGAATGGGGACCCTGCCTGGCACTCCCACATAAAAGCTCCAGTGCTGACACAAGGGCTGCTCTACACAGTgaagattttacattttttataagCTGTAATATTCCACTGTCACGTGCTAAGGAAAGACATTGTGGAAGGGTCCCCCTTGACAGGGGGAAGGGTGCCTCCACCCAGCTCCTTTTCACCGCTTAGGAAGTCTTTTATATTAAACTGGGAGAAAGAGTTTTCCCCTGTGTGAGATGATGGTAGCACAGCCACTCATGTACAGCACTGTGGGTAACATCTGAAGGCTCTTGTGCCACCTCTGTTCCACCTTGCCTACACAGGAGAGGTCAGTGGCAGGATGGCAGgccctcctgcttttccccaccGAGTGAAGGCACCCTGGACTATCATCAGCCTCTCCTGAAGCAGcgagcagcaccctggggcaACCAGAGCACAAGATGGACCATTGGCTTGAGTCAGACTGGCAATTTGGAGCACCTCAtgctgccaggcagctgctggaggaggcagcCTGCCACACCAAGTGCTTCTCAGCTGCAATCCTCTCTCACACCCATCACAACTAGTATGTGCCTTTCCTGCTGACGAAGCATCCCTTGAGGCTCCCGTTGTCTTTTTTCAGATTTATCAAAGCTGATGTGAGCCAGGAAAGCCCATCTCTCTGGTACAGCACAGGGGGCCAGGCCAGCCAGTTCTCCCACACCCTACCCTTTACTCGctctctgccaggctgcccaCATCACCTATATCCTGTATCATGGttgtgtggctgtgctgtgtcccttttgctgctgcagcgTTCTCCACATACACCCCACACAACCCTGCTGGGCTCCTACCTAGCCCTAAGagtgggagaagagagagaaacagaacaaTGAGGGAATTAGGGACAGGGGGCTGTGGCCCCAGTGAGGCACCTGGCTACTGGAGAAATGGGGGCAAATAAACTCCAAAGGTAGAAGGGAACAGGTCAAGATGGGAAgaaagcccagctgagcagctgcatgGGATGGGTGCAGAATAGGGGCCATGTGGGCTGTGACCCTTTCATTGCCTGGGTGGTAGCTTGTCCTCAGGGAATCTGTTGCTCTCTCCTTTATTCCTTCAGCCCTTGTTCTTAcacagggaagaggaaggagggaatTTGCTGTCAGCCTCAAGGCTCACTAAGAGGTTCATAATTCATCCCTCAATCTCACCAAGGAAAGCCttgcccagagccaggagatGTTGCTAACTGCTGTGGACATCATAATACAAGCTTCAGTGTTGGAGCCAGGAGCTTGCAGTGACCAGGGCAGATATTTCAGATTCAGGTTCTTGGGCAGCTATAGAAAACCCTGAGACCAGGAGAAAGCCACCTGCTTTTCTCCTCTAGGTCACTTGCCTTCTTCTCTGTGTGAGGTTGCTTCCCATACAGCCTCAGGCAGGGAAGCCCCCATTTTGCAGAAATTTGCCCAGAGTTCATCTTTCTGCACATGACTTTTCACCTTTTGCCTCCCACAGATGAATTCAACTAGCCAGCTGAGGAAcagcctgctgggctgtgcaaaACCAGGaccagagctgtccctgagaCATGAAACACGcctgcctgctctcctgggagtgGCTCTGTTTTATGTGCACTAAAGCTAATGGTTCTAGCCCCCTGAGCACACTGAGTGGCTGATCAAGGGGTGGCATTCTGTGTCCTGGGCACGTCCTGTAGCCCTTGCAGCTGTCCCCTGTAATGATTCATTGAGAGGGCACTACAGCCAGTACAGCTGATAATGAATAGAGGGCTAGCCAAGGTTAACCACTTACATATGCTGTTTACAagcccccccttttccctgctgctttgtTCTGTGTGCTAAGAGAAGCTCATTTAAGAGGGCTGTAGCTGGTGATGCCCCCCTGCTGCCCAGATCCGGTAGGaggtggctctgggctgggctgttaGGGAATAATATCTGGCTCAGAGGAGATGCTCCATGTGACTGGATCAAGGGACGGCACAGCTTttgaggcagggacaggcagaacCACAATGAGTGCCCAGAGAGGTCCCCATGGTCCCAGCTAGCTCCTGCTTCTGACACCCACTGATCCACCCCAGAACCTCCTCCTGGAAGGCCGACATATATGGCCAGCAGCAGACACCACCACTGATCTACCACCCTTCGTGCTCTGATGTTCACAGGACCTGTGTGGGGACAGAGGTGGCCCTGCAGGTCCCTTGGGGGCTCAGGTAGTGGGGACCAACATCTACTATGTCCTGATAACCCAGATACAGTCGCatcccctccccctgccttcCCATCCTTTGTCTGGcaagagggagggagagctgcaAACAGTGCTCACCACAAACCAGCTTCCAGCAAGGAAAAGCTATTTAACCCCCACGTAACACATGGATGGccttgctgcagctctcctctggtgcagcacaaggctgtccctctgcagctggaggcagTGGTCCTCACTCACATCTCACCCCAGCCCCTTCCACCCATACCGTTCTGGACCTCCTCCCTGTTCCATGTAGACAAGGAACAGGGAGGAGGAATGGGTTCAAAACCTGAAGGTGGCTGGCAGAAGCAGGCCCTCAAAGGGTGATGCCAGGTTCCtaggaaagaaagcaagcagCTGCTTCAGCAGTACAGCCTCCCTGGAGCTCATGGCCATCAGGACCCGCTCCTTGCTTTGCTTCAGATCCGCAGAGGTGCTGGACTGAGCATCTCTCCACTGGAAAAAATACCTTTCCCTCCTCAGTTCCTATGATGACCCCAGCGCATTTCTTTCATCTGTGCAGTGCAatggctgagccctgccggaTGTACTGCCTGACCTCAGAGTACAGAACACAACCATTCTCCTTACCAGATCTTTTTGCCTGGCTTGAAGATCACCCCAAtcctctgggctgctgcagccttccCGACAGCAGCCTTTCTTCCCCTCAGCACTCTGCAAAGGGCTTGGGCAAGAGCCCGGCTGCAGTGAAATGTAGGGCAGCGTGTGCTGAAGCCTCTCTGGAGATGCAGAAGCTGGAGGTGAAGGAGCTaggcacatcccagcccagccaccacagccccagccatgcccttggtgctgctctccagccgTACAATCCTTGTCCCATGTCCCAGCTCACCCCCTGGGTGGCACAGCTGTATCACACGGCGAGAGGATGCTGAGCACCCCTGGACCATGGCAGCCACACCAccacagctgcctgtgcccctgcctgcaagcctgctggctcctgtgctgATGCCCAGGGAGAGGCACAGCACATCCCCACTGCTTGTCACTGGCAAGGGACAAGCCAGgtgcctgtggcactgcccagctggaTTATCCCTTCTTTTCAAAGCAGTGCCTGGCACTACCTACTCCCCATCAGCACCACgaccagccctgctccttctcctttaTACAAGAAGAACAAACAGAGGAAAGACAAAGCCGAGACCGATTTCCCCCACTGCCCTCCGGGGTTATCCCTCCCccatgcccagagctgggcagcgTGGGGGCACACAGAGGATGCCTGCGCAAAAAGCCCCAGCGGTGTCCCTCTGGCgttgcccagccctgccaagcccgGAGCATCCTACCTTTGAACATGAAGCTTCCTTTGTCTCCGAATCCTCTCCCAAGGGGGTGGGTCTCCCCCCACTTTTCTAGCCTGACGCTGATGAAGCAGCACGGTGGGCGACAAAGCTCCACTTGCTTTTACCTTTGTCTTTCTTccctgtgtcctcttgtccccccctctctccttcccttccttctccagtGGCTATTTCAGCAGAGCGGggatgctggtgctgctcctgctgccatcgTCATGTGACCTGAATATTAAACATCTCCGCAAAATCTCCCCCCGCGCACCCTCCCCCGGCTCCATCCCAGGCCCCCGGCTCCATCCCAGGCCCCCGGCAGCCTCCCTGACTTGCGGGGAGCCATGGCCTCGGGCTGGAGGGGCCGCTGCCGATGGGGCCCCCGTGTCCTGGAGGGGCTCTCACTGCACACCCACACCCCCCAGGCCTTTTCTTGCCCTTTTCCCTCCCAATTCCCCAGccttttcagcatctctgcttgTTTAGGGAGGGGCATATTTAACCCTTCACAGCTTACCTACGGCGGGGCTGAGAAAGGGCGCTCTTTGCCCCTAGGTATTTCGTAGGATCAGGGGATTGCAAAATCTCCTTCTGCTTTCCCAGAGGGAGGAAATTGAGAATGTTTTGGTTCATCGAAAGCGATTTGCCCTTCAGCTTTGCCGTGAAGGTGAGAGAAACcttttctcctccagcaccacGATTGCTGGCTGTCAGCCTAAGGCGCAGAGGCAGAGCCAGCGCTGTCCCCTCTGCGTGCGTGTGTGTGCAAacctgtgtgtgcctgtgtgcggtgagcagggacaggtcCTCCCACTTGGACCATGTTGGGGTACACAGGTCACATCCCCCTGTGCTCTGGCAGGCAGCTCCATGTGCCCATGTGgatgtggctgtgcctggagagcCGTGTGGCTGCCTCTGGCTGCTGGTATCTTTGGAGGGGGATGCCCTTTCCCTGCTTTGCATGTCCTCCTACATCTGTGAGCCCTGGCCCcgacaggctctgtgtccctgtcacgTTGTGCTGGGGCACCGACATCTGGGAATGCTGTGACCTCCAGACAGGAGCACCCCGTGTTCCTCCACCACAAGACAACCCCCCTGGGTGGGGGCTAGGCTGTGGGATGCCTGGCAGACTTGGCAAGGGTTTGGGGTTCCTCTTTTTGCAGTGCTCTGggacaaaaagaaaactgcacCCACTTCAGGTTTTGGGAACATTTAGAATTGTCAGCAGTTACCCCGGGCTAGGCTGAGCAGTGAACAGACTGGCtttggacagacagacagacagacaggcaggCAGGCATACCAGCACCCAGAAAATCTGACACAGGGACCATCGTGTTGGCTATCTTCCTGCTGGGTGCCAGGCTCACAAGCACACGGGCTATCCCCgcaccagctgctgcccacGCCTGATTCCTGCGTGGGTCAAGAGGAACTCACTCCAAGGGGAGGAAGCTCCTGTCCTCCCTCTCATCACCCTACCTCCCCTGAAGGGTCCTGCCCCATGCTGGGCTCATGTCATCGCCAAGGGACCCCTTggtgctccctccctccctctgcccagcccatcccGTCAGCGGAGACCCACCGGAGCGTGGTGGGACGGAGGACAGCCCCATCTTCGCCACCAGAGTGGCCTCGGTCCCGTCAGAGCTGCGGTGTCGCTGGGGCCCCTCGGTCGCCacgggccggggccgcggggggaTCGGGGTGACCGGGGCCGGGCCCCGCAGccgctcccagggcagccccccgggcccggccgcccGGCGCAGCGTGACCGAGAGGCAGCTCCGCTTCGTGGGGGCGGCCACGGCCAGGGGCCCGTCCCGCCGCCGTGAGGGGCCCGGGATGCGGCTGGGGCCGCTGGGGCTGCCGGGGGCGGACAGGCAGCTGCGAGGGAGGGCGATCTCCTCCTCCATGGTCGGCTGCCGGCTGGAAGCAGAGGTGCGAGGGCTGGGCCCAGGCCGTCCCTGCTGTCAGGGCTGTGGTGTCTCGGggtgcagagctccctggggctgctgtcacCCACATGCTCGAGcccccacctccagccctgtccGGCCAGCCCGCCTCCAGCGGGACAATGGGGCTCTTGTGGCCGGCATGGCTCGCTCCCACGCTGGGCGCCATGGCCACTCCTGCGAATGACCAGCACCTTCCTGACCTCCgccaccagcagccccacagcacgggcagccccacagcacgggcagctccctgctcccgtggcaggaggtgcaggagtGATGCAGAGGTCAGGTCAGGCCTGTGCTGTCTGCTTCCAAGGACACTGggtgtgattaaaaaaaaaaaaaaaaaatttgaatttttgaaatgttttcccttcttctcttagtttttccccctcaaatgGCATATTCCAGTGCAACAATTTATATCCCACTGTACAAGTTCAGTGGTCACTTTTTGGATGTTTGTCCAAGTTGTTGCTTTATTCCCTTATTCTGATcttcttttgcttcttccttATAATCATTATTATGATTGTGTCTTAATTTTGCCAGCTTTGTGGCATTTTCAGGGTCAAGAGGGATTCAGCTTGCCACTTTACACCTTCCTCACTGTAAGAGACTTTGAAGGGCAACACAACAAacaaggaggaaagaagaaaggtgttttggtgggatgggatgagaatATGAATGGTTTGGTGGGCAAGTGGGAGCAAACAAAAGGAGAGACAGGCACCCACAGTACCTACAGTATGGCAGGGACAATGATTGCATGATCTCGGGTGACCAAGGCTGAGGAAGGAGATGAGGAATCATCATCCAATGACCCACATCAAGTCATTGGGAATGCGGGtggaaggcagagctcaggacaGTGTGAGTTCTCTGCTTCTTTAAGGgcaaagagacagaaaacattaaaaaaactaaCCTGATACTGTGTAGTATTTCCAGCAATAAGTATGTTCTCTGATTCTTTATGCAGTTTAATTCAGTATCTGTGACTATTTCCTTCTCCCTGAGGTCTTTCTGGCTGCACAGATCCCACAGAGGAGAAACAATCTCAGTTTTCAGGCAGcatttgcttttaattattCCAGGATAGCCCGGCAGTGtagctggcacaggagccaggtGGATGGAGACCTACCCTGTTGTAAAGGAAACCTCACTGCAGACTGCTCCTtgctgcctgcccagagctggagggaggcagctcccagggggaacaacaggaaaacaaagcatcAACCAAGCAGTTTGTCACACGCTTCCACTGTGCAAGCCTTTGACACTGCTGACAAAATAGTCCTTCATAGCCATGGAAAATACCTGGCTTAATGCTGATTGTGTCAGGGCTAAACAGCACAAAAAGTAAGCCAGAGGAGATGAACAATTAGTTTTTCTCTAATCCAGCCCTCACCCATTTGCTGTCTTCTTTTGCTCAGTTTCTGCATGGAGTCATGAGCAGTGGAGCTCAACACAATTACAGCAGCATGCAGAGGAGAACTCAGAGCAGGGGAGAGctctgggacccctgtgagTGCAGGCTCCCCTTCCTCCAGTTTGACTTCTTCCTgactgctccaagcccctcatCTCCAGTGGAGAGGTTTTTATGCTACCCCACAGCTCAGTTGTGTTTGTTTACAGAGCAATCCCACCCATCAGGGAGTTGAGGAGAGGAAGCAGGTTTCCAAGCTGGTGTTTGGAGATATGGCTGTGATGTGCCAGAGGGCAAGGAATGTGAGCCATGCAACTGAGGGTGGCACATCATGCCATGCAACCCAGCCCCTTGTCATTTCCATTTACAGCCCCAAGTCATGAAAATGTATCTGTTTCAGACTACACCTGCTCTATTGAGTCTTTGCTTGCCAGGGCAAGTATAACTTTGGGCACAGCAGTAATCCTATTcactgcatttccctgctgagTGAGACTCCCCAGTTAGGGTACTTGCATCACAGTCTCTGTCACTTGGCTGAACGAAAGGACTCTTGACTTGTCCTCTGTCTGAAACAGAGCCAGAAAGCTCCTGCCAGCGTGCCTAGTTTTGGTGTGGAAAAGAATGGTAATGCAATTGCAGTCTGGCAGATGAAATGTCCCAGGAAGACCCAGGATATTTGCAGGATGTCCTGATCCATTCCTTAGAGCTAAAAATTAACTTGGATCCCCAGAGAATTACCAACTTTCAGGCTGCACCTGTGCTATGAGCCTTTCCTTGCCAGGGCAAGCAAAAGTTTGGGCACAGGGGTAATCCCACTCACTGCATTTCCCTGCATAAACCACTCACAGCAGCCCAGTGAACTCTCCTTCTTTCTGTGGGAATGGAGGAACAAACTTCCTGCTCCCAGGTTCACAGGTGGGGCAGAGTGACACaagccaggggctgtggcagatTTTCACAGCTGGCCTGAGGAGCCCTGCTGCTGAAAGGAGCCATTGGGGACTGGAGCACAGAGCCATAACAATGGAAGGACGCTGGAGATGTGGTTGCCAATATCCTGGCTGGCCCAGATGGTGGCACAGGATGCACAGACGTGCACATAGGATGGTGACACCAGCTAACATACCTGGGAAATGCAGGAGAGGGGCACACAAGATCCCTCTGTGTCCAGAGCATTCACAGGTAGCACCATAGCACCTACATGCATGCAAAGGGTGGATGTTggggtgggaggagaggagacACAACCTCCTGCCACAGGCTCCTTGGTCTCTCAGGCCTTCCTGTACACACTGGGCATTGCACTGGGCtgtcagggagagagaggatgGGGATATCCCTCTCAGCCCAGTGTCACAGCTTCATACAGCACTTTGGTGGCTGGTCATCCCCATGACAGTGCAGGAAGCCTATAAACGTGGGATTTTGTGCCAGACCCACATTATATGGCTTGGGTTCAGGAAGCAAAGGTGGTGCAATGGGCTTATTTATCTGGCAGGTTCATTGTTCCTTCTCAGAGACATGCAGGGTGGAAAAGAGCTGAGGGATGCTTCACAGCTCTCATTGGGAAACAGCTGAGAAAGAGAGCCTGTCCAAGGGCTCTGCAGTGCAATGAACAAGTGCAAGTAGCTTCACAGACTATCCCATCTCCGCTCAtgacagaggagcaggaggtcaGGCAGATCAGGAGTGGCTGATGTGGTAAGTCTGGCAGCACCTCTgcatgcagagctgcagaatgtTCTAGCTTGACACGGGACTTGAACCAACCTCTTTAATAAAGACCTTTAATTTCAGTGTGGTGCATCTGGAATGGATGTAGGGATGGATGTTCTCCATCTCCCAAACAGACACAGAAGGGGTGTGCATTTAGCAAGGATAAAGACGTTCAGTCTCTGAGGCTCACTGAGCCCTTGGTCCCTCTGCGCAGAGCTTCAGCAAGCTCACCTCCTAGCATCAAGAGTGGGTGCTGGGAAGAGCTCAGCTGAAGCAACAATTTGTATTGAAACCCCATTTATCTTCCCCAAAATACCCCTTGGACTTAGACAGACTGTGTTAGATTTAACCTAGGGAGTAGGAGTACAAGGTTCTGTATCCCTTTGCAAAACCTGGTACCTTTCCTACTCAAGATCCTGTCAAGGTGCCAGGCAGCTCAAACTCAAGTGATTAAACAAGGGATATTTCATTTGAGTGGTTAGTCAGTCTTGGCCACAGGAAGGAGCAAAGTCCTTGGCTGGCTTAAGAGCTGTGAGCACATGGAAAGCCCAGCCAAACAAATCTTGACTAAGAAGCAAAGGGGCAGAATGGTGAGTGATGAGTACGAGACCCACATCAGCAGAGAGCAAAGTGAAGACCAGCCCCACTTTTaccagggcagcactgccatcCCTAGTGAGGCTTGTGGTCTGCTGCCCACCCAGGAGAGATTCCTCCGGCTGCAATGGGCAGCTTGTCAGACCTCAGGCACCCCAAAGGCCAGGTTGTCCCGAATCATCAGCGTCTTCCGAAGGTCTCGCTCCATGATTGGCCTCTGTGTTCGCCACTTATGGGCTTCCTGGAGTCCCGGTTCAAAGTAGTAAATGCAAGCTCCAAAGCCCACCAGGATGAGAATGGAGATCATCAGATACACGGGCACAAACCAATCCAAGAAGTGGGGCATGGCtgccagagaaaaggagagaaagctCATGCAGTGGGAGCACCCAAAACACACTTTCaccacccaaaaccacctccTCCACCAACACTGATCATAAGACATCTGCCTCATCAGCAGTGCCCAGTccctcctcacagccctgctgcacctgGCTCATGCTTGGTTGCACATGAAAACACCTCATCCACTGGGAGAGGTCAATGCTTTTGGGGTCATTGCTGGGAGCCCAACACAGAGTATCAATCCTACTCCCTCCCTACAGAGAGGGTTGAGCTTTcttgcccccagccctgctgccagtgaTTAAAGGTAGGCAGTGGGTAAATACAGCTGCTTTTCACCTCCTGCTTGTGGGAAAATCTGCTTCCCCTGACACCCCATCACCCTTTTGAATTCCCAGTCTGAGCTGGTCTGGCTCAGGATTGAGCCCTCCCTTACTGCACCTCTATTTCAGGTCCTGCTTTGCCAGGGCACAGGGTCCTTGGTTCAGCACCAGTCTGTGAGCAGGCCTGAGATCCCTCCACCACATCAGCCACTGTGCAGTGGGGGCACTCACCGGGAGCAGCCGATCCGCCTTGCCAAGAGCCCCTGGCCAGCCGGGTGTGAGGTGAGTCCGGAGCAGCGTTGCCCTGGGGAGCACAAAACACCACACCGTGTGATTGCTGCTAGGCCAGCGCTAAACATGGGAGAGCAGGAAGTAGCAAACATCTCCTTGTCCAGAGGTCAGGGCTGAATATTTCTGGAGGGATGAACAAATGGGGTCTCAGCCCCATAACCTGCTGGTGCCCTGGTACATTCTCTGCCCACCATTACAGCCCTGCTGATGCCATGCTTAGGGCATGCACCCTAACTTAGGGCCATTTAAATCTGTAATGGCATCACATTTGATCCCATCCCTTATCCCCATCCTTTGGGAGGGAGACAGCAACCCACATTGCAACCTGCAAAGGTACTCAGCTtgttcagctctgctgcttgctCTGCACCAAAATGACAGGCAAGGTGTGGATCATGCAGGGACAGAAAAGGGGATCAAAAAGCATCTCACACAAAAAGCACAGCTACAACTTCACCAGGCACCA
It encodes:
- the SMIM45 gene encoding small integral membrane protein 45, whose protein sequence is MPEGAVPSRPLHPWRKGNAAPDSPHTRLARGSWQGGSAAPAMPHFLDWFVPVYLMISILILVGFGACIYYFEPGLQEAHKWRTQRPIMERDLRKTLMIRDNLAFGVPEV